The region AGAGGAACACCCCGATCAAGGTGTCCGGGGCGAGCCCGGTGCGGTTACGCAGGTAATTGAGCGAGATCCCGAACAACAGGCAATAGCCGAACAGGCTGCCATAGGGGCCGGTGTAGGGTTCACCGAGCAAAATGCCGATGGCGACACCGGTCAGGGCAGCATGCCCCACGGCTTCGGAGAAAAACGCAAAGCGCTTGACCACCACCAGTGTGCCCAATCCGCCCAGGACCGGGCCGATCAGCAGGCCGGCGAGCAGGGCGTTGACCACAAAACCGTAGGCCAGCACTTCGGGCAGATACCCCGCCGAAGCCCAGTCCTGGACGATCTGGCGCACAGCTTCATAACTCATGAACGATCGCTCCCGACAGCTTTGGGATGGGTTGAAAACAGGTTCAGTAAACGCTCCGGGCTGAGGGCCTCGTCGGGCGGACCCTCGAACAGCACCTGGCGATTGAGGCCGGTGACACGTTCGGCGAGCCGTTTGACGGCAGCCAGGTCGTGTTCGATCCAGACCACGGTGACTCCGGCCTGCCGCCAGTCATTCAGCAATCGCTCAAAGACCTGGGCGCCTGCTTCGTCCAGCGCTGACATGGGCTCGTCCAGCACCAGCAGTTGCGGGGCCGGGATCAGGCCCTGGGCCAGCAACACGCGCTGGCGCTCCCCGCCGGACAGGGCGCCCATGCGCCGCTTGCGTTTGTCCTGCATGCCGACCCGTTCAAGCGCCTCGCCGATGGCCGGCGCCACCTTGCGCGACAAGCCCAGGAAGGCCGGTCGTCGCTGGCACATGGCAGCCATGAAGTCGTCTACGGTCATCGGTAGCCCGCGGTCGAACTCCAGCGCTTGTGGCACATAGCCGATCAGCCCGGGTTCGCCGGGCCAGTCCAGGCACAGGCGGCCCTGATGCGGCATTTGCCCGAGCAGGGTCTTGATCAGTGAGCTTTTACCGCCACCGTTGGGGCCGACCAGTGCATGCACGCTGCCAGGCCGAATGTTGAAGCTGATACGGTCGAGAATGGCGGTGCGCCCCAAGGTCAGCGACACCCGGTCAAACTCGATGCCCGGCCCGGCGCTCAGGGCCAGCGGTTCAGCGATGGTCATGCGCCACCTTCCTGAATCGCCTTGACCACCGTGTTGAGGTTGCCGGTCATTTCGTTTTCGTATTTCTCGGCGCTGTATTCGCCATAGGAAATATGCGACAGCGGGTACAGCCTGACCCCGGACTCGCGCTGAATGGTGTCGACATAGGACGACGGAAAATCCATCTCGGAGAAGATCACTTTTACATCCAGCGCACGCAGTTGATCGATGGTCTTTTTCAGCTGGCTCGGGCTCGGCTCGATACCGTGAGCCGGTTCGACCACGGCGGTGACTTCAAGACCAAATTCGCGCAACAGATAGTCATATGCCGCATGTACCGTGGCGACACGCAGGTCGGCGTCAGGTGCCTCGGTCAGTTTAGCCAGGGCCGCCGCGCGCATCTGCCGCAGGCGTTTGCCATAGGCGCGGGCATTGGCGGTATAGGCTTTGGCATTGGCCGGGTCGAGCTTGCCCAGTTCGCGGGCGATATTGTTGACCTGGGCAATCGAGGCGCTGATCGAGAGGAACGTGTGCGGGTTGACCACCTTGCCTGCGCCGCGTGCGGCATTGCCGGTGGCGGCCAGCAGTGGCACGTTCTGATTGGCTTCGATCAGCGGGATGTCCGGACGCTCGCTGGCTTCGATCATGCGGTCGGCGAAGTCATCATGGCCGACGCCGTTAAGCACGATCACATCCAGGCTGCCGATGCGCTTGATGTCCTCGGCACGGGGCTCATAGGCATGGGGGTTGAAACCCGCCGGAATCAGCGGTACCACCTCGGCCTTGTCGCCGACGATGTTGCTGACGTAGCTGTAATAGGGGTGCAGGGTGATACCGATACGCAGCGGTTTGGCCAGGGGCGCGGGGGCAGCGGTTTCGGCATAGGCCAGTGGCGCCAGGCACAGCGCGAACAGGCCGGCCAGCAACAGCGAGCGGCGGCGCAAAACAGATGAAATGGACATGGCGAGCAGTCTTCTCTCAGGTCAAACGGTGGGTTCAGTGCCGATGCTGGCGAGTCACCCCGGCATCGAATTGCGCGATCACTTGCTGCCAGCCACTCAGCTTCAGGGCGGCGTCACTGAAGTCGACAGGGGCGCTGACGTGGCTGTTGCGGTTGAGCCAGACGTCCGGCTGAGCGCCGATACGCAGCAAAAACGACCCCGCCACCTCAGGTTTGGGGCCCATGCCCAGGTACGCCGTTTCGCCCAGCAATTGCCAGGCATGCTCGCCACGGCTGACGGAACTGGCGTCGCTGGCAAAGGGTGCGAAGCCTTCGTCGGCCAGTTGCGCCGCAGAGGGCAGTGCGCTCGACGCCTCGCGCAGCCACTGGATTTCGTCCAGGGTGACCCGCAGGTCGGCGTAGATCCCTTGTTCGGCAGCATTCAGGTCGCGGCGTGCATCCAGTTGGTGGGCGGCCACCGACGTCACCACCTGCGATTCATGGCGCCAGGCAACCACTGAACCGGCCACCGCCATGATCAGCAGGCATAACAGCAGCACATACAGGGTTTCGTGCCCGGCACCGGCCGGGCGTACAACGTGAGTACTCATGGGGCCTCGATGTCGGCTTGGTCGATTTCGACGATGTGCCCAGGGCCCGCATCAAACAAAACGTAAAACTCGGAATCCGGGCGCTTGAACGTGAGGGTGGAATCTGGCCCCAGTTTGCCAGGCACCAGAATGGTTTCGTCGTAGCCGATCACATCCAGGGTTACGCCGGGAGCGCCGCTGCCATCGGAAAACCCGCCGGTGCAGCGGATCTGCTCGCCTTCGATTTGCGTGCACTCGCACATCGGGTTATGGGCCAGGGCCGGGCCGCTGAGGCCCAGCAATGCGAGGCCCCCGGCGGCCAGCAGCAGGCGGGCGGGGTGTTTGAACAGGCGCGAAATCATGGTTTGGCTCCTCGTTGGGCGAGCCAGGCAATCGTTGCGGGTGAGGCCTGGCTCAGGGGAATGGAGGCCTGATGCATGGAACCGTCCCAGCCTTCCAGGGTGATCCACAGCTCAGCGTCGGCTTTGGTCTTCT is a window of Pseudomonas taetrolens DNA encoding:
- a CDS encoding DUF6162 family protein, which gives rise to MSTHVVRPAGAGHETLYVLLLCLLIMAVAGSVVAWRHESQVVTSVAAHQLDARRDLNAAEQGIYADLRVTLDEIQWLREASSALPSAAQLADEGFAPFASDASSVSRGEHAWQLLGETAYLGMGPKPEVAGSFLLRIGAQPDVWLNRNSHVSAPVDFSDAALKLSGWQQVIAQFDAGVTRQHRH
- a CDS encoding metal ABC transporter substrate-binding protein translates to MSISSVLRRRSLLLAGLFALCLAPLAYAETAAPAPLAKPLRIGITLHPYYSYVSNIVGDKAEVVPLIPAGFNPHAYEPRAEDIKRIGSLDVIVLNGVGHDDFADRMIEASERPDIPLIEANQNVPLLAATGNAARGAGKVVNPHTFLSISASIAQVNNIARELGKLDPANAKAYTANARAYGKRLRQMRAAALAKLTEAPDADLRVATVHAAYDYLLREFGLEVTAVVEPAHGIEPSPSQLKKTIDQLRALDVKVIFSEMDFPSSYVDTIQRESGVRLYPLSHISYGEYSAEKYENEMTGNLNTVVKAIQEGGA
- a CDS encoding metal ABC transporter ATP-binding protein, whose product is MTIAEPLALSAGPGIEFDRVSLTLGRTAILDRISFNIRPGSVHALVGPNGGGKSSLIKTLLGQMPHQGRLCLDWPGEPGLIGYVPQALEFDRGLPMTVDDFMAAMCQRRPAFLGLSRKVAPAIGEALERVGMQDKRKRRMGALSGGERQRVLLAQGLIPAPQLLVLDEPMSALDEAGAQVFERLLNDWRQAGVTVVWIEHDLAAVKRLAERVTGLNRQVLFEGPPDEALSPERLLNLFSTHPKAVGSDRS